The following DNA comes from Drosophila virilis strain 15010-1051.87 unplaced genomic scaffold, Dvir_AGI_RSII-ME tig00000012, whole genome shotgun sequence.
GGTGTGTATAAGTGACACATGTGCATACAACATGTAACTTAATTTCCATTTAAGAATTTTGAACATTCTAGGTCAGTACTGTCATGGAACATAAACTCATTTGACGATATAAACGAGGAAAGTCTTTCACTTTTTCCGACACTGGAGCCAAAGATAGATGTACTTATAATTGGAATTGGAGACCAGAATCCAACACCAAACCTAACAAAACGCATCATTAAATTCATGAAAAAGTACAAAACAAACGTCGAGGTTCTTCGGACAGAACAGGTATGTATGATTTTCCACATTTGTTAAATCCATCTACCACctgaaatatttttctttgcaGGCGTGTGCCACGTTCAATTTCCTTAACGCAGAGGGCAGAATGGTGGCATGTGCTCTCATACCTCCGCTGCACATTTCCTACAATGAAAACGATGTTCTACAAACCAAGCTTAAACAGAAACAGCTTTATGAAACAgattaattaacttaattaaatcaaatcaacAACTAGGGTCAACTAAGAAGTTATGTACATTCAATGTGAATAGTTAGAAGCAGATGTTAAATTACATTACAAGTTGAAAATGTATGTTATATGgattttcttcttattttaaagatatctcaaataaaaaaaagattgCACATTAATGTCGATTCTATAGCGAAATAAGATTGGGTGGCAAAATATTGTTTTCCGGCATAAACAAGCTTCACTTTTTCACTGCAAAGCCATGTCATATAGcaacaagggtatttaatattcagTGTGCCGGTAGACAGATAATTTGATATTCCGGGTGCGAACTGTTTCGTAGTCAGTTTGCAGTTTTGGGTAAAATCTTTATAATCAGTGTAGCACcaataagtatatttattaaaagatattttattgaaaagtACTTagcaaattatatattcagTCGGCGCTTGCTCCAGGATAACGCTCTATAAGCATGGCCACGCCTTGTCCACCAGCAGCACATGCCGCAACTACACCAAGCTTTCCATCCTCGCGTACCAGGCGGTTGGCGGTGTGCATACATAGACGAACTCCTGTGGCAGCAAATGGGTGACCAATAGATAGTGATCCACCCCAGTTATTCCACTTGGTTAAATCTACAGCCCCTACTTTCTCGTTCAGACCCAAATATGTTTTACAAAACCAATCAGAATCTAAGGCTTTCAAATTGGCCACAATTTGACCAGCAAAGGCTTCATGAATTTCCCAAGTGTCCACATCTTTCAGTGTGATTCCGGCTTTCTTCAAGAGCTTGGGTATTCCATAGGCAGGACCCAATAGCAGTTGGTTGACAGGATCTTGAGATACATAAAGAAAATCACGTAAAAATGCTTTGGGCTTTAGGCCCAACTGCTTGGCTTTCTCCTCTGTCATGATTAGACAAGCTGATGCACCGTCAGACTAAAAGTACAACAAATTGATGATAGTTCGTTTATATAGTATTTCTAAGACGTACCAAGAAGGAAGCGTTGGCAGCAGTAATTGTGCCATAAGGTTTCACAAACGCTGGTCTGAGCTTTGCCAAACTTTCTGGGCTGGAGACTCGA
Coding sequences within:
- the LOC6625015 gene encoding NADH dehydrogenase [ubiquinone] 1 alpha subcomplex assembly factor 3-like; protein product: MNIQALRTAAFKAAGMSLSQSLGRRRLISTVSPRLSKAYDYDGKTKVSIFNTETDMGLMITGYSQYGFRLNNNMVLIGPITVFPRSVLSWNINSFDDINEESLSLFPTLEPKIDVLIIGIGDQNPTPNLTKRIIKFMKKYKTNVEVLRTEQACATFNFLNAEGRMVACALIPPLHISYNENDVLQTKLKQKQLYETD